Within Thermus sp. CCB_US3_UF1, the genomic segment TATCTCTCCTGGACCCCGGAGCGAGAGGGGGAGGCCCTAACGGAGGAGGAACTCCTCCTCCTCTACCCAGGCCTTTCCAAGCTTTAAAAGCCCAGGGAGGAGGCGGCTTCCTTCAGGATCTCGGCGCTTCGCCTTAGGGCCTGGCGCTCCCCTTCGTCCAGGCTGGGGTAGACGGTGGCCTCCACCCCTTCCGCCCCCAGGATCCGCGGCAGGGAAAGGGCCACCTCCCCCACCCCCTCCACCCCAGGGGTGAAGACGCTCACGGTATAAACCCCCTTCTCGTCGGTGAGGATGGCCCGCACCAGCCGGGCCAGGCCGGCCCCGATGCCGTAGTAGGTGGCCCCCTTGCCGGCGATGATGCGGTAAGCCGCCCGGCGCACCCCCTCATCGATGCGCCGCAGGTCCTCTGGGGTAAGGGGGGTCCCCCGGGCCTCGGCGAAGGCCAGCAGGGGCACGCCCCCCACCTGGGCCCCCGAGAAGAGAAGGACCTCCGAATCCCCGTGCTCCCCCACCACGTAGGCGTGCACCGACTGGGGGGCCACCCGCAGGTGCTCGGCCAGGAGGGCGCGGAAGCGGGCGGTGTCCAGGATGGTACCCGAGCCCACCACCCGACCCGGGGGCAGGCCGGAAAGGCGGTAGGCCACCTGGGTCATCACGTCCACGGGGTTGGTGGCCACCAGCAAAATGGCCTCGGGGGCCACCTGGAGCACCCGGGGCACGATCTGGGCAAAGACCTGGGCGTTGCGGTCCAAGAGCTGGAGCCGGGTCTCCCCGGGCCGCTGGGCCACCCCGGCCGCCAGGACCACCACCCGGGCCCCCGCCAGCTCGGGGTAGCCCCCCGCCCGCACCCACACGGGGTGGGCGAAGGGGGTGGCGTGGAGGATGTCCTCGGCGTGGGCCCGGGCCAGGCTCTCGTCCAGGTCCACCAGCACCACCTCCCGCACCGCCCCCGTGAGGGCCATGGCGTAGGCGGCGGCGCTGCCCACAAAACCTGAGCCCACGATGCCGACCTTCATGGGTAGAGTATACCCGTGGTTCGCGTGGGCCGACGCACCCTCACCTTCATCCCGCCCCCGGAGGCGGTGGCCCTGGTGGGCGATTTCACCGACTGGGAGCGGAATCCCCTTCCCCTTACGGGCCCCCTTACCCTGGAGTTCCCCGAGGGGGCCTATGTGGAGTACGCCTTCCTGGACCGGGAGGGAAGGCCCTTTCCCGACCCCGACAACCCCGAACTGGCGGATAACCCCTGGTGGACCTATCCCCGGGCCGTGCGCCTCCCGGGGTTCCGCTACGAAGCCCCTCCCGAGCCCCAGGCGGAGCCCCGGGTGGAGCGGCACCGCCTGGGGGAGCGGCGCTTTTACGTGGCCCATACGGGGGAAAAGCCCAAGGCCACGGTGGTGGCCCAGGACGGGGTGGCCTTCTACCGCACCGCGGGCCTGCACAAGGTGGCCCAGGCCCTGCTGGAGGCGGGGGAGATCCCCCCTGTGCGCTTGGTCTTCGTGGAGCCCCTGGAGCGGAACCGGGAGTACCGCTTTTCCGAGGCCTATGAGGCCGAGTTCCACCGGGTGCTGGAGGCGGTGGAGGGGGCCTATGGGCCCCTAGGGGAGGTGGTCCTGGTGGGGGCCTCCTTGGGGGGGCTTTTCTCCTTGTGGCAGGCCTGGCGGCACCCCGGACGGTTCGCCAAGGTCCTGGCCCTCTCCCCCGCCCTCAAGGCCCACCCCGGAGGGCAGGACGCCTACCGGGACCAGGAGTGGCTCCTTCAGCGCTACGCCGAGGCCGAGGTCCTGCCCCGGGTCTACCTGGAGGTGGGCCTTCTGGAGTGGCTCCTAGGGCCAAACCGCCGCTTCGCCGCCCTTCTCGCCGACCGCAAGGCCCCCCACGCCTACCGGGAAAGGCCCTCGGGGCACAACTGGGTGACCTGGAAGCAGGCCCTGGCCCCAGGGCTTCGCTACCTGTTGGGGGAGGCGTGAGCGAGGGGGTGCTGGTCTCCTTTCCGTGGCGGCCCTCGAGGCCCTCCTCTCCGGGGACAACGCCATGGTCCTGGCGGTGATGGTCCGCCCCTTGCCCCCAGCCTTGCGGCGCAAGGCCCTCCTCTACGGGGTGTTGGGGGCCTACCTCCTCCGGGGCCTGGCCCTCCTTTTCGCCGTCTACCTGGTCCCGCTCTGGTGGGTCCAGGTCCTGGGGGGGCTTTACCTCCTCTACCTGATGCGCCAGCACTTCCGGGACCAGGGGGCCAAGGCCCCACCCAGGGCCCAGGCCCATGGGTTCTGGCGGGTGGTCCTTCTCCTCAACCTGGTGGACCTGGCCTTCGCCGTGGACTCCATCCTGGCGGTGGTGGCCTTCTCCCAGGAGTTCCTCTGGGTCTTCCTCGGGGTCGCCCTGGGCGTCCTCTTCATCCGCCTCCTGGCGGGCTCGGTGGTGGCCTGGATGGAGGGCCACCCCGGACTGGAACGGGTGGCCTACGCCCTGGTGGGCTGGGCGGGGCTCAAGCTCCTCCTGGAAGGGGAAAACGCCCTGGCCCACCTCCTCCACCGGGCTGACCTGGCCTTCCACCTGCCCAAGCCCCTCTTTTGGGCGGGGACCCTCCTCATCCTCGTGGGAGGCGGCTTCCTCGCCTTGCGCAGGCATGCCTAGGGACTGGGACGCCTTCTACCGCAGGGCCCCTACGCCGGGGCCTCCCGCCTTCGTGGTGCGGGCCTTTGGCCCCTTTCTGCCCCCAGGGAGGGTGCTGGACCTGGCGGGAGGGCTTGGGCGCAACGCCCGCTACTTCCGGGAGCGGGGCCACCTGGTGGTGCTGGTGGAGCGGAGCCGGGAGGCCCTGCGCCAGCTCGCCGGCACCCCGGGCCTCACCCTCCTGGAGGCCGACCTCGAGGCCCCAGGGGCCCTGGCCCACCTCCCCCCGGGCCCCTTTGCCGGGATCGTCCTGAGCTACTACGTGAACCGCCCCCTCCTCCAGGCCCTCCCGCCCCTCCTGGCCCCCGGGGGGCTCCTGCTGGTGGAAGGGTTTAGCCGCCGGGAGGCCGAGAGGCGGGGCCGGCCGGAAAGCCCCTTTTACTGGGAGCCATGGGAACTCCTCACCCCTCCCTTGGGCCTGGCCCTCCGGGCCTTCGGGGAGGGGTGGATGGAGGGCTACCGGGCCTTCGCCGTCTACGGCAAGCCCTAGGCCTTGAGGGAGCGGGCCACCAGCTCGGCCAGGTCCAGCACCTCCGGGGGGGCTTGGTCCTGGGCCACCTCCACGTTCATCATGGCCATGCAGAAGGGGCAACCCGTGGCGATCACCTCGGCCCCAGTGGCCTTCAGCTCCCGGTAACGGTTCTCGGAAACCCGCATGGCCCCGGGTTCCTCCTCCTTCCAGAACTGGGCCCCACCCGCCCCGCAGCAGAAGCTTCCCTCCCGGTTCCGCGGGGGCTCGGCCAGCTTCAGGCCCACCCCCTTCAGCACCTCCCGGGGGGCCTCGTAGACGCCGTTATGCCGGCCCAGGTAGCAGGGATCGTGGAAGACCACCTTGCGGGTCTCCTCCGAAACCCTTAGCCGGCCCGTGCGCAGGAGCTCGGCGATGAACTCCGAGTGGTGCACCACCCGGTAGGACCCGCCGAAGGCCTGGTACTCGTTGCCCAGGGTGTGGAAGCAGTGGGGGCAGGTGGTGACGATGGTCTTGGGGGCCACCCCGTTCAGGGTTTCCACGTTTTCCGTGGCCAGCTGGAAGAACAGGTACTCGTTCCCCGCACGCCGGGCGGCATCCCCGGTGCACTTCTCCCGCCTGCCCAGCACCGCCCAGTCCACCCCGGCGGCGTTCAGGATCTCCACCATGCTCCGGGCGATCCTCTGGGCCCGGGGGTCGTAGCTGGGGGCGCAGCCCACCCAGTAGAGGACCTCGGGGTGGGGCTTCTCCTCCACCGTGGGCACGGCCAGCCCCTCGGCCCAGTCCAGGCGCTTGTCCTGGCCGATGCCCCAGGGGTTGCCGGAGCGCTCCATGCCGCGGAAGGCGTTGTTCAGCTCCTGGGGGAACTCCCCTTCCATGAGCACCTTGGCCCGGCGCACGTCCAGGATGTGGAGCATCTGCTCGTTGCCCACGGGGCAGACCTCCACGCAGGCCATGCAGGTGGTGCAGGCCCAAAGGGCCTCCTCGTTGAGGGCGAAGTCCATGAGGGGCCTGGGGCTTTCCGCCCCGCCGGCAAAGGCGGGAAGGATATCGTTCAGCTCGTAGCGCTCGGAGATGAGGATGGCCGCGGGGGAAAGGGCCTTGCCCGTGGTGTAGGCCGGGCAGACCTCCTGGCAGCGGTTGCACATGATACAGGCGTAGGCATCCAAAAGCCGTTTCCAGGAAAGGTCTTCCAGCTTCTCCGCCCCGAATTTCTCCTCCTCCTTCTCGAGGTCCAGGGGCAGGAGCGCCCCGGGCTTTTCGCTGCGGAAGGCCAGGTTGATGGGCCCCATCAGGAGGTGGATGTGCTTGGAGCGGGGGAAGTAGGGCAGGAAGAGGAGGATGGAGCCCAAGGCACCCCACCAGAAGAAGTGCTCCAGGAAGACCAGGGTCCCCGGGGAAGCCCCGGCCAAGGCCCCGGCCAGCAGGCTGGCCACGGGCTGGAAGGGATCCGGCTCGGTCTGGGCCAGGTGGGCGGACTTGGAGAGGAGGCGGCTGCCCACGTGGAAGGTGATGAAGGCCCCCACGATGGCCGAGTCCCGGGGAATGCCCTGGCGGACCCGCTCGTGCAGGGGCACCTTGGGGTTCCAGGTGAAGTCGTGGGGGGCGGCCAGGTAACGGCGCACCATCAGGCCCAGGATCCCCACCAGGATGGCCGCGGTGAGGAGATCCGCCACCAGATTGTAAGGGTTCCAAAGCCCCCCTCGGGCGTGCAGGGGGAAGAAGCCCTCCAGGAGGTCCACCAGGTTGACCAGGAGGTAGTAGACGAAGCCGTAAAACACGAAGGCGTGCAGGAGGGAAACCAAGGGCCTGCGCTTGAAGACGGTCTTCTGGGTCAGGGTGAGCCAGATGGCCCGGCCTATCCGCTCCGGCAAGCGGTCAAAGCGGTCCTCGGGCCGGCCGCGGCGGATGGCCAAGTAGACGCGGCGGAAGCCGGTGTAGGCGAAGTAAAGGCTTCCCGCCATGAGCAGGATGAAGAGGATTTTTTCCGGTAGGGTCAGCATGGATGCGCCCTCCTTATACTCGGTAAAAGTTTACCCCACTTCCCCACCCAAGCAAGAGCGTACAATGGCCCCTTGTGGAAACCGTAGCCCTGGCCGTTCTGCTCCTATTTGGGCTTCTCAACCTCTACGCCTTCCACCGCTTCCGCAAGCCCCTCCTTCCCCTCGTCCTGGCCCTTTTCCTGAGCTTCTTCGTCTTCTTCCTTTCCCCGGCCCTGGGGCTTCTGGTCTTCCTGGTGGGCCAGACCCTGGCCTTTTACGCCGCCGGGAAGAGGTGAAAGCTGAGGAGGGCCACCAAGGCCCCCAGGAGGGCCCCCACCAGGACCTCGAGGTAGGTGTGGCCCAGAAGCTCTTTCAGGGGCTCAGGGGCCGGGCCCTTCTCCAGCACCTTCTGCAATTCCTGCACCAGCTGGTTCAGGAGCTGGGCGTGGAGCCCCGCGGCCCGGCGGATGCCGGTGGCGTCGTACATGACGATCAGGGCGAAGACCGCGGCCACGGCGAAAAGGGAGGAGCCAAAACCCTCCTCCAGCCCCACCCCTATGGCCAGGGCGCTCACCGTGGCCGAGTGGGAGCTGGGCATCCCCCCGGTTTCCAGGAAGCGCTCCCATTGAAAGCGGCCCTCGAGGACGTAGTAGATGAAAAGCTTCAGGGTCTGGGCCAGGAAGTTGGCCAGGAGGGCTGTCCAGAAGATCTGGTTAGCGAGGAGGTCCATGCCGCCTGCGGATCGCCGCCTTTACCGTGTTGGCCATGAGCATGGCCACGGTCATGGGCCCCACGCCCCCCGGGACCGGGGTGAGGGCGGAAGCCACCTCCGCCACCTCGGGGTGCACGTCCCCCACCAGCCTGCCCTCCACCCGGTTCACCCCCACGTCCACCACCACGGCCCCGGGGCGG encodes:
- a CDS encoding L-lactate dehydrogenase, which codes for MKVGIVGSGFVGSAAAYAMALTGAVREVVLVDLDESLARAHAEDILHATPFAHPVWVRAGGYPELAGARVVVLAAGVAQRPGETRLQLLDRNAQVFAQIVPRVLQVAPEAILLVATNPVDVMTQVAYRLSGLPPGRVVGSGTILDTARFRALLAEHLRVAPQSVHAYVVGEHGDSEVLLFSGAQVGGVPLLAFAEARGTPLTPEDLRRIDEGVRRAAYRIIAGKGATYYGIGAGLARLVRAILTDEKGVYTVSVFTPGVEGVGEVALSLPRILGAEGVEATVYPSLDEGERQALRRSAEILKEAASSLGF
- a CDS encoding divergent PAP2 family protein; this translates as MDLLANQIFWTALLANFLAQTLKLFIYYVLEGRFQWERFLETGGMPSSHSATVSALAIGVGLEEGFGSSLFAVAAVFALIVMYDATGIRRAAGLHAQLLNQLVQELQKVLEKGPAPEPLKELLGHTYLEVLVGALLGALVALLSFHLFPAA
- a CDS encoding (Fe-S)-binding protein — protein: MLTLPEKILFILLMAGSLYFAYTGFRRVYLAIRRGRPEDRFDRLPERIGRAIWLTLTQKTVFKRRPLVSLLHAFVFYGFVYYLLVNLVDLLEGFFPLHARGGLWNPYNLVADLLTAAILVGILGLMVRRYLAAPHDFTWNPKVPLHERVRQGIPRDSAIVGAFITFHVGSRLLSKSAHLAQTEPDPFQPVASLLAGALAGASPGTLVFLEHFFWWGALGSILLFLPYFPRSKHIHLLMGPINLAFRSEKPGALLPLDLEKEEEKFGAEKLEDLSWKRLLDAYACIMCNRCQEVCPAYTTGKALSPAAILISERYELNDILPAFAGGAESPRPLMDFALNEEALWACTTCMACVEVCPVGNEQMLHILDVRRAKVLMEGEFPQELNNAFRGMERSGNPWGIGQDKRLDWAEGLAVPTVEEKPHPEVLYWVGCAPSYDPRAQRIARSMVEILNAAGVDWAVLGRREKCTGDAARRAGNEYLFFQLATENVETLNGVAPKTIVTTCPHCFHTLGNEYQAFGGSYRVVHHSEFIAELLRTGRLRVSEETRKVVFHDPCYLGRHNGVYEAPREVLKGVGLKLAEPPRNREGSFCCGAGGAQFWKEEEPGAMRVSENRYRELKATGAEVIATGCPFCMAMMNVEVAQDQAPPEVLDLAELVARSLKA
- a CDS encoding alpha/beta hydrolase-fold protein, with amino-acid sequence MVRVGRRTLTFIPPPEAVALVGDFTDWERNPLPLTGPLTLEFPEGAYVEYAFLDREGRPFPDPDNPELADNPWWTYPRAVRLPGFRYEAPPEPQAEPRVERHRLGERRFYVAHTGEKPKATVVAQDGVAFYRTAGLHKVAQALLEAGEIPPVRLVFVEPLERNREYRFSEAYEAEFHRVLEAVEGAYGPLGEVVLVGASLGGLFSLWQAWRHPGRFAKVLALSPALKAHPGGQDAYRDQEWLLQRYAEAEVLPRVYLEVGLLEWLLGPNRRFAALLADRKAPHAYRERPSGHNWVTWKQALAPGLRYLLGEA
- a CDS encoding bifunctional 2-polyprenyl-6-hydroxyphenol methylase/3-demethylubiquinol 3-O-methyltransferase UbiG; this translates as MPRDWDAFYRRAPTPGPPAFVVRAFGPFLPPGRVLDLAGGLGRNARYFRERGHLVVLVERSREALRQLAGTPGLTLLEADLEAPGALAHLPPGPFAGIVLSYYVNRPLLQALPPLLAPGGLLLVEGFSRREAERRGRPESPFYWEPWELLTPPLGLALRAFGEGWMEGYRAFAVYGKP